Proteins encoded by one window of Xylella fastidiosa:
- a CDS encoding filamentous hemagglutinin N-terminal domain-containing protein, with protein sequence MNKDLYRLIYNRALRLWQVASERTTAPGGTPGPSPTAQRPARACLHPIPFALWLSLGWVSITGMATAQVVADPHAPGQQRPTILTAPNGAPLINIQTPSPAGVSRNTYQQFDITPQGAILNNARTPTQTHLAGTVQGNPWLAAGTAKIILNEVNSPTSTQLHGTMEVAGARAQLIIANPSGITCNGCGVINAHQLTLTTGTPIFNARGALDHYRVQGGAIQIDGLGLDSHSTDYTALIARTVQLNAGLWAHTLQTTTGPATVALDGHPTASLPAPPGDRPTVALDVSALGGMYAGKITLIGTEHGLGVRNAGQLSATSAPLTVTVDGLLENTGRLQSATDTQLNATAQVTNSGLISAAQTLTLHTPTTIDNRSGTLNAARLDITGTRLDNRGGHIQQTGLQPLTLQTQHLDNQDQGRLGVLDTPAPATPATPTVTAPISNAPPTVTAPPATDPTTSPVAPTVPHLAHGTLTLTQTIDNRGGHITAGGPIDAILTDLDNRDGTAALNRLTLQGQRLDNQHGILTLATDATIHTHTLNNTAGQLHANGTLDLTADTFSNQNGQLLTTGPQNATLTIADLLDNQHGIIASAANLLTLKTDHLNNAAGQLHANGALDLTAQRFSNQNGQLLHTGSQNATLTIANLLDNQHGLVASAANALTLHTGHLNNDAGQFQTNGALDLTAQRFSNQHGQFLHNSPQSAHLRIDGQLDNQQGVLASNAAELTLETGQFNNDSGTLQQSGQGTLHIDAATLTGHGGTLTSQGALTLTGTHTDLSHATTTAQHITIHTDDLTTAGGHLTAYGEHTLQLNARTRIDNTAGTIATNGSLDLHTAALDNTGGTLHSTATGPNRLDITHTLTNTAGHLLLNGPTTLTTGTWTNTGGQLQITGPATLHATTLDNRGGILHTATGPLDLRVTGTINNQDNGILSSTAALTLTAASLHNQHGTLDAAGPAHLTLTGLLDNTAGLLQTAHTLWLTSAGLTNRSGTLTAAALTLDTQAHTLDNTSGRLGTTTGNLTLHTGLLDNTAGLLQTAATLTIDTGAAPLTNRDGGTLLAADTLDLHTTTLDNRGGTIDSQTATHLHTTTIDNTTAGHISSNGTLQIDGTTLTNTGGRLHSGGDTRLHLQDTLNNHDGRITAAGTLDITTTTLDNHSTPLTAPPATQTRAPTGAPDNGLYATHIQIASTTLDNTAGTLSAAQNLTLTLSDTLTNTAGHLSAGATLDLTADHLSNHTGTLLSGASQTLHLHRLTGDGRLHAGNALTLTLQDSLDTAGTLSATGLLTLTTAGDLTNRGLIQAADLTAQARDITTTATGQLLTTGHTHLTATGTLNNSGHLQAADLTAQAHDITTTATGQLLTTGHTHLTATGTLNNSGHLQAADLTAQANTITNTGTFLATSHATLTATDTLTNSGLLQAADLTAQANTITNTATGRLLTTAHTQLTATDTLTNSGLVHAGDLTVHARDITNTATGQLIASNLAQLTATATLTNRGLIDAFTTHLSAPTIDNLGTGRLYGDHIALQAHTLTNRDETSDGHTHTATIAARQRLDIGADTLRNTANAMILSDGDAAIGATLDNTLHATGIATLIDNRSATIDITGTLNITTTTLNNIRENVHIAHAPDVVTEARMYQPHWRKNKPNGGSGDFRLSSNYDAHEIYYLNPADILEDTPYITPDGQKIHRAIVRLTPQTSAYFYARGGLHASQAERRRLDLTARTGDSVVLYYTDRQDKQPNPDHVAAAATNDSAFIGLDAAQQNERLKIVPITYAPGDDRLTYDPTYGTCTDDCVRLVTWHDYTDPDHTLIDMRRGPNDVDDNERERHATRTTQQEILNPDAGAPALIQSGGTMRIDVGYLYNHYADLLAGGDQTIVGLPPHPTKETADDEHKYNRALLIDNRALQLSRTDRFQNISTTYRGKDSAPWSNESRTTPTTQIGGRITSGGHQHIAAQTFNNVTDSTHAPEPIQHVTYNPSTQTLTIADGHITVTDTPPASTPSPLPTTASATAKNSPTSLKRASPPPTPPSATPPPPPPSPSPPPAPSPCPTTASSPFTPTPPPSSPPTPALPSAAPTPAPTANSTPWATTTPSTNASATATTNNASSANKSPNSPAAAAWTATPTTTTNTAPSWTPASPSPNSTNCAPALPSVPTKWPNSPATSSGSSNKTSTCPTAPPPSPSSPASTCAPAPATSPQTAPSWRPPAPPSTPTPSPTPAPLTPATSSTSTPTSWTNKAAALPPTPSTSTPPATSPTWADNSPPATSSKSMPKATSLLAAPYATPPPKAPATTA encoded by the coding sequence ATGAACAAGGACCTCTACCGCCTCATCTACAACCGTGCCCTGCGTCTGTGGCAAGTGGCCTCAGAACGAACCACCGCACCCGGCGGTACCCCAGGTCCTTCCCCGACAGCGCAACGGCCAGCCCGTGCCTGCCTCCATCCCATCCCCTTTGCCCTCTGGCTCAGCCTTGGCTGGGTGAGTATCACCGGCATGGCCACCGCCCAAGTGGTGGCTGACCCCCACGCCCCCGGCCAACAACGCCCCACCATTCTCACCGCCCCCAACGGCGCCCCCCTGATCAACATCCAGACCCCCAGCCCAGCGGGCGTCTCCCGCAACACCTACCAACAATTTGACATCACCCCACAAGGCGCCATCCTCAACAACGCCCGCACCCCGACCCAGACCCACCTGGCGGGCACCGTCCAAGGCAACCCCTGGCTGGCCGCCGGCACCGCCAAAATCATCCTCAACGAAGTCAACAGCCCCACCTCCACCCAACTGCACGGCACGATGGAAGTGGCTGGCGCCCGCGCCCAACTCATCATTGCCAACCCCTCCGGCATCACCTGCAACGGCTGCGGCGTCATCAACGCCCACCAACTTACCCTCACCACCGGCACCCCCATCTTCAACGCCCGTGGCGCCCTAGACCACTACCGCGTCCAAGGCGGCGCCATCCAGATTGACGGCCTAGGCCTAGACAGCCACAGCACCGACTACACCGCCCTCATTGCCCGCACCGTCCAACTCAACGCTGGCCTCTGGGCCCACACCCTGCAGACCACCACCGGCCCCGCCACCGTCGCCCTGGACGGACACCCCACCGCCTCCCTGCCTGCCCCCCCAGGCGACCGCCCCACCGTGGCCCTGGACGTCTCCGCCCTGGGCGGCATGTATGCCGGCAAAATCACCCTGATTGGCACCGAACACGGCCTGGGCGTCCGCAACGCCGGCCAACTCAGCGCCACCAGCGCCCCCCTCACCGTCACCGTGGATGGTCTTCTGGAGAACACCGGCCGCCTTCAATCCGCCACCGACACCCAACTCAACGCCACCGCACAAGTCACCAACAGCGGCCTCATCAGCGCCGCCCAGACCCTGACCCTGCACACCCCCACCACCATTGACAACCGCAGCGGCACCCTCAACGCCGCCCGCCTGGACATCACCGGCACCCGCCTGGATAACCGCGGCGGCCACATCCAACAAACCGGCCTCCAACCCCTCACCCTCCAGACCCAACACCTGGACAACCAGGACCAGGGCCGCCTTGGCGTCCTAGACACCCCAGCGCCCGCCACCCCGGCCACCCCGACAGTCACGGCCCCGATTAGCAACGCCCCTCCCACCGTCACCGCCCCCCCGGCCACCGACCCCACCACCTCCCCCGTTGCCCCCACCGTCCCCCACCTGGCCCATGGCACCCTTACCCTCACACAGACCATTGACAACCGCGGCGGCCACATCACCGCCGGCGGCCCCATCGACGCCATCCTCACCGACCTAGACAACCGCGACGGCACCGCCGCCCTCAACCGCCTCACCCTCCAAGGCCAACGCCTGGATAACCAACACGGCATCCTCACCCTCGCCACCGATGCCACCATTCACACCCACACCCTCAACAACACCGCCGGCCAACTTCACGCCAACGGCACCCTGGACCTCACCGCCGACACCTTCAGCAACCAAAACGGCCAACTCCTCACCACCGGCCCCCAGAACGCCACCCTCACCATTGCCGACCTCCTGGACAACCAACACGGCATCATTGCTAGCGCCGCGAACCTCCTGACCCTAAAGACCGACCACCTCAACAACGCTGCTGGCCAACTCCACGCCAACGGCGCCCTGGACCTCACCGCCCAACGTTTCAGCAACCAAAACGGCCAACTCCTCCACACCGGCTCCCAGAACGCCACCCTCACCATTGCCAACCTCCTGGACAACCAACACGGCCTAGTAGCCAGCGCGGCTAACGCCCTGACCCTGCACACCGGCCACCTCAACAACGACGCCGGTCAATTCCAGACTAACGGCGCTCTTGACCTGACCGCCCAACGTTTCAGCAACCAACACGGCCAATTCCTGCACAACAGCCCGCAAAGCGCCCACCTGCGGATTGATGGCCAGCTGGACAACCAACAAGGCGTACTCGCCAGCAACGCCGCCGAACTGACACTAGAGACTGGCCAATTCAACAACGACAGCGGCACCCTCCAACAGAGCGGGCAGGGCACCCTGCACATTGACGCCGCCACCCTGACCGGCCACGGCGGCACCCTGACCAGCCAAGGCGCCCTCACCCTCACCGGCACCCACACCGACCTCAGCCACGCCACCACCACCGCCCAACACATCACCATCCACACCGACGACCTCACTACCGCCGGCGGCCACCTCACCGCCTACGGAGAACACACCCTCCAACTGAATGCCCGTACCCGCATCGACAACACCGCCGGCACCATTGCCACCAACGGCAGCCTAGACCTGCACACCGCCGCCCTGGATAACACCGGCGGCACCCTCCACAGCACCGCCACCGGCCCCAACCGCCTAGACATCACCCACACCCTCACCAACACCGCCGGCCACCTCCTCCTTAACGGCCCCACCACCCTCACCACCGGCACCTGGACCAACACGGGCGGCCAACTCCAGATCACCGGCCCGGCCACCCTCCACGCCACCACCCTAGACAACCGCGGCGGCATCCTCCACACCGCCACCGGCCCCCTGGACCTGCGCGTCACCGGCACCATTAACAACCAAGACAACGGCATCCTCTCCAGCACCGCCGCCCTCACCCTCACCGCCGCCAGCCTCCACAACCAACACGGCACCCTGGATGCCGCCGGCCCCGCCCACCTCACCCTTACCGGCCTACTGGATAACACCGCCGGCCTCCTCCAAACCGCCCACACCCTCTGGCTCACCAGCGCCGGCCTCACCAACCGCAGCGGCACCCTCACCGCCGCCGCCCTCACCCTAGACACCCAAGCCCACACCCTGGACAACACCAGCGGCCGCCTCGGCACCACCACCGGCAACCTCACCCTTCACACCGGCCTACTGGACAACACCGCCGGCCTCCTCCAAACCGCCGCCACCCTCACCATCGACACCGGCGCCGCCCCCCTGACCAACCGCGACGGCGGCACCCTCCTGGCTGCTGACACCCTGGACCTACACACCACCACCCTGGACAACCGCGGCGGCACCATCGACTCCCAGACCGCCACCCACCTGCACACCACCACCATTGACAACACCACCGCCGGACACATCAGCAGCAACGGCACCCTCCAGATTGACGGCACCACCCTCACCAACACCGGCGGCCGCCTCCACAGCGGCGGCGACACCCGCCTCCACCTCCAAGACACCCTGAACAACCACGACGGCCGCATCACCGCCGCCGGCACCCTGGACATCACCACCACCACCCTGGACAACCACAGCACCCCCCTTACCGCGCCCCCGGCCACCCAGACCCGCGCCCCCACCGGCGCCCCAGACAACGGCCTCTACGCCACCCACATCCAAATCGCCAGCACCACCCTGGACAACACCGCCGGCACCCTCAGCGCCGCTCAAAACCTCACCCTCACCCTGAGCGACACCCTCACCAACACCGCCGGCCACCTCAGCGCCGGCGCCACCCTGGACCTCACTGCAGACCACCTGAGCAACCACACCGGCACCCTCCTCAGCGGCGCCAGCCAAACCCTGCACCTCCACCGCCTCACCGGCGACGGCCGCCTCCATGCCGGCAACGCCCTCACCCTGACCCTCCAAGACAGCCTCGACACCGCCGGCACCCTCAGCGCCACCGGCCTGCTCACCCTCACCACCGCTGGCGACCTCACCAACCGCGGCCTCATCCAAGCCGCCGACCTCACCGCCCAGGCCCGTGACATCACCACCACCGCCACCGGCCAACTCCTGACCACCGGCCACACCCACCTCACCGCCACCGGCACCCTGAACAACAGCGGCCACCTCCAAGCTGCCGACCTCACCGCCCAGGCCCATGACATCACCACCACCGCCACCGGCCAACTCCTGACCACCGGCCACACCCACCTCACCGCCACCGGCACCCTGAACAACAGCGGCCACCTCCAAGCCGCCGACCTCACCGCCCAAGCCAACACCATCACCAACACCGGCACCTTCCTGGCTACGAGCCACGCCACCCTCACCGCCACCGACACCCTGACCAACAGCGGCTTGCTCCAAGCCGCCGACCTCACCGCCCAAGCCAACACCATTACCAACACCGCCACCGGACGGCTCCTGACCACCGCCCACACCCAGCTCACCGCCACCGACACCCTCACCAACAGCGGCCTTGTCCACGCCGGTGACCTGACCGTCCACGCCCGTGACATCACCAACACCGCCACCGGCCAACTTATCGCCAGCAACCTCGCCCAACTCACCGCCACCGCCACCCTCACCAACCGCGGCCTCATCGACGCCTTCACCACCCACCTCAGCGCCCCCACCATTGACAACCTCGGCACCGGCCGCCTCTACGGCGACCACATTGCCCTCCAAGCCCACACCCTCACCAACCGCGATGAAACCAGCGACGGCCACACCCACACCGCCACCATCGCCGCCCGCCAACGCCTAGACATTGGCGCGGACACCCTGCGTAACACCGCTAACGCCATGATTCTCAGTGATGGAGATGCCGCCATCGGCGCCACCCTGGACAACACCCTCCACGCCACCGGCATCGCCACCCTCATCGACAACCGCAGCGCCACCATCGACATCACCGGCACCCTGAACATCACCACCACCACCCTCAACAACATCCGCGAAAACGTCCACATCGCCCACGCCCCCGACGTCGTGACCGAAGCCCGCATGTACCAACCCCACTGGCGCAAAAACAAACCCAACGGCGGCTCAGGCGACTTCCGACTGAGCAGCAACTACGACGCCCACGAAATCTACTACCTCAACCCCGCCGACATCCTCGAAGACACCCCCTACATCACCCCCGATGGCCAAAAGATCCACCGCGCCATCGTCCGCCTCACCCCCCAGACCAGCGCCTACTTCTATGCCCGTGGTGGCCTGCATGCCAGCCAGGCTGAACGCCGCCGCCTGGACCTCACCGCCCGCACCGGCGACAGCGTCGTCCTGTACTACACCGACCGTCAGGACAAACAGCCCAACCCCGACCACGTCGCCGCCGCCGCAACCAATGACAGCGCCTTCATCGGCCTGGACGCCGCCCAGCAAAACGAACGCTTAAAAATCGTCCCCATCACCTACGCCCCCGGCGATGACCGCCTCACCTACGACCCCACCTACGGCACCTGCACTGACGACTGCGTCCGCCTCGTCACCTGGCACGACTACACCGACCCAGACCACACCCTCATTGACATGCGCCGCGGCCCCAACGATGTCGACGACAACGAGCGCGAACGTCATGCCACCAGAACCACCCAACAAGAAATCCTCAACCCCGATGCCGGCGCCCCAGCCCTCATCCAGTCTGGCGGCACCATGCGTATTGACGTCGGCTACCTCTACAACCACTACGCCGACCTGCTGGCCGGCGGCGACCAAACCATCGTTGGCCTGCCCCCCCATCCGACCAAAGAAACAGCAGATGACGAACACAAGTACAACAGAGCCCTGCTGATCGACAACCGCGCCCTCCAACTCTCCCGTACCGACAGATTCCAAAACATCAGCACCACCTACCGTGGCAAAGACTCCGCACCATGGAGCAATGAATCCCGGACCACCCCCACCACACAGATTGGCGGCCGCATCACCAGCGGCGGCCACCAACACATTGCCGCCCAAACATTCAACAACGTCACCGACTCCACCCACGCCCCTGAGCCCATCCAACATGTCACCTACAACCCCAGCACCCAAACCCTGACCATTGCTGACGGCCACATCACCGTCACCGACACCCCCCCAGCCTCCACACCGTCTCCCTTGCCGACAACGGCTTCAGCCACGGCCAAGAACTCACCTACATCCCTGAAAAGAGCATCACCACCCCCAACGCCCCCATCCGCGACCCCGCCGCCCCCCCCGCCGTCACCGTCACCCCCACCGGCCCCCTCACCCTGCCCAACAACAGCCTCTTCACCATTCACCCCGACACCGCCACCCTCATCACCACCGACCCCCGCTTTACCCTCGGCCGCCCCTACACCAGCGCCGACAGCCAACTCCACGCCCTGGGCGACCACGACACCCTCCACAAACGCCTCGGCGACGGCTACTACGAACAACGCCTCATCCGCGAACAAATCGCCCAACTCACCGGCCGCCGCCGCCTGGACGGCTA
- a CDS encoding glycosyltransferase family 4 protein: MKLVIDLLGAQTRSHLRGIGRYTRELTKALLRQAGEAHAIHLVLHAPLEQASDALIAEFGALLPRTRIHLLRLPRHTSEHLTGNTWRHHAASRLSHYGLTCLDADTVWHSSVFEGYDEDGVLPDAPLFHTSRVATLYDLIPLHDPEAFLPGARPKAWYERRSAFLPTCDLLFCLSEWTAQEAVQRLHLDPERLVVIGGGVDSSFRPLVFDAQQHGNLLARFSITRPYVLYNGGLDQRKNVPALLRAFALLPMAIRQRHQLIVLGDDRQVHQSMIALCRQLGLDQQEVVFTGRVNDSDLVSLYGLCALFVFPSRLEGFGLPVLEAMACGAPTLCSDAASLPEVAGRQDILFPPEDHVALSARMSQVLDDPQWLQSLRDYGLRRATAFTWDRVAQRALDALTRLQVRSSGIKSQRLSGVSPMTHTETAAPEMLPITEIQLVTDLAALPGDASRDDLAQAAFSICSMRVAPHTPQWLVDVSQIAKTDIGTGTSRVTRSILREWLSTPPPAACIVPIYLREGQYHYARSFTAQLLGLVSETPQEGIVMVYPGDVFVGLDWAPEAINAARARLQDWRRAGVATCFVVHDLLPITLPDCFHPYTCNLFEQWLRTVTHLADGIACISATTAEVLSRWLQDTAVDYQFGIPPQVKHFPLGVSFPEVSTPQETIREELRTALEMRPTLLIVGTLEPRKGHVHALRICEQLWEQGEDVNLVVVGQRGWSEHALVIQLTRHPEAGHRLFWLSDAADAELSALYVHATALLALSEGEGYGLPLLEAAHFGLPILARPLPVFLEIMADYPHYLDGTAPDTWSATVAQWLHTSDRPISSHVPITSWKESAQQLADIVSDCRLSLDSKKLSAPLK, translated from the coding sequence GTGAAATTGGTCATTGATTTGCTTGGCGCGCAGACGCGTAGCCATCTGCGTGGTATCGGCCGTTATACCCGTGAACTGACAAAGGCACTGCTGCGCCAAGCGGGTGAGGCCCACGCGATTCACCTCGTTTTGCATGCACCGTTGGAGCAAGCCAGTGATGCATTAATTGCAGAATTTGGTGCCTTGTTGCCGCGTACACGCATCCATTTGTTGCGCCTGCCGCGCCACACCTCCGAACATCTGACTGGCAATACGTGGCGTCATCATGCAGCCTCGCGTTTGAGCCACTATGGTCTGACATGCTTGGATGCAGATACGGTGTGGCATAGCAGTGTATTTGAGGGGTATGACGAAGATGGGGTACTGCCAGATGCACCCCTGTTTCATACAAGCCGTGTTGCCACCCTCTACGATCTGATTCCGTTGCATGATCCGGAAGCATTCTTGCCGGGAGCCCGGCCCAAGGCCTGGTATGAGCGGCGCAGCGCTTTCCTGCCCACTTGCGATTTACTCTTCTGCCTTTCTGAATGGACTGCACAAGAGGCGGTACAGCGGCTGCACCTTGATCCGGAACGTCTTGTTGTCATCGGTGGGGGTGTTGATTCAAGTTTCCGTCCACTGGTGTTCGATGCGCAGCAGCACGGCAACTTACTCGCGCGTTTTTCGATCACCCGTCCTTATGTGCTGTACAACGGTGGGTTAGATCAGCGCAAAAATGTCCCTGCGTTGCTGCGTGCTTTTGCACTGCTGCCGATGGCCATACGGCAACGCCACCAGTTGATTGTGCTGGGTGATGATCGTCAAGTGCACCAATCCATGATCGCATTGTGTCGCCAGCTGGGGTTGGACCAGCAGGAAGTGGTGTTTACCGGCCGTGTCAACGATAGCGATTTGGTCTCACTTTATGGGCTGTGTGCCTTGTTCGTGTTCCCATCCCGTTTAGAAGGTTTCGGACTTCCCGTGTTGGAAGCGATGGCCTGTGGCGCACCCACATTGTGCAGTGATGCGGCTAGCCTGCCAGAGGTGGCGGGGCGTCAGGACATCCTGTTTCCGCCTGAAGATCATGTTGCCTTGAGTGCCCGCATGTCCCAGGTGCTTGATGATCCACAGTGGTTACAGTCGCTGCGTGATTATGGTTTGCGCCGTGCTACAGCATTCACTTGGGATCGCGTGGCGCAACGTGCGCTGGACGCATTGACACGATTGCAAGTGCGATCTTCCGGAATAAAGTCGCAGCGTCTGAGTGGTGTCTCCCCCATGACACACACCGAGACAGCGGCCCCCGAAATGTTGCCGATCACGGAGATTCAACTGGTGACTGATCTGGCTGCACTGCCCGGTGATGCGTCACGCGACGATCTGGCTCAGGCCGCGTTTTCAATCTGCTCAATGCGCGTTGCTCCGCATACGCCACAATGGTTGGTCGATGTCAGTCAGATTGCAAAGACTGATATCGGTACCGGCACGTCCCGTGTGACCCGCAGCATCTTGCGTGAATGGTTGAGCACGCCGCCGCCGGCAGCGTGCATCGTCCCGATATATCTACGTGAAGGACAGTATCACTATGCACGGAGTTTCACGGCACAGCTACTTGGCCTCGTGTCAGAGACCCCGCAGGAAGGGATTGTGATGGTCTATCCCGGTGATGTCTTCGTCGGCCTGGATTGGGCACCGGAGGCGATCAACGCCGCCCGTGCCCGCTTGCAGGATTGGCGCCGTGCTGGAGTGGCGACCTGCTTCGTAGTGCACGACCTGTTGCCAATCACCTTGCCTGATTGCTTCCATCCATACACGTGCAACCTGTTTGAACAATGGCTCCGCACCGTTACTCATCTGGCCGATGGCATCGCCTGTATTTCCGCCACCACTGCCGAGGTACTCTCCAGATGGTTACAGGACACAGCGGTGGATTACCAGTTTGGTATACCGCCACAAGTGAAACATTTCCCACTTGGTGTCAGCTTTCCCGAAGTGTCTACCCCACAGGAAACGATCCGCGAAGAACTCCGTACAGCCTTGGAAATGCGTCCTACTCTGCTGATCGTCGGCACGTTGGAGCCACGCAAAGGCCATGTCCACGCCTTACGGATTTGCGAGCAACTTTGGGAGCAGGGCGAAGATGTGAATTTGGTCGTAGTGGGCCAGCGTGGGTGGTCCGAGCATGCATTGGTTATCCAGCTGACCCGACATCCCGAGGCAGGCCATCGACTGTTCTGGCTCAGCGATGCCGCCGATGCCGAATTGTCGGCATTGTACGTCCATGCCACCGCCCTCTTAGCACTGTCCGAAGGAGAAGGTTACGGATTACCGTTGTTAGAAGCAGCCCATTTTGGGCTGCCCATTCTGGCCAGACCACTGCCAGTATTCCTCGAAATCATGGCTGATTACCCCCACTACCTTGATGGCACTGCTCCGGATACCTGGTCGGCGACAGTGGCGCAGTGGCTTCATACCTCTGACAGACCCATCTCCAGCCATGTGCCTATTACTTCCTGGAAAGAAAGCGCTCAACAACTGGCGGATATCGTCAGCGATTGCCGCCTTTCGCTTGATTCCAAAAAACTGTCCGCTCCCCTCAAATAA
- a CDS encoding glycosyltransferase: MSVDSVSRKHDRIPFIRFLGVYLLFQWRRQCARLHRARIALYSRRFGQWIQLRAAVSADQSAPPSVAAVVPASATQTPTNTRCILLIDTVPPRPDRDSGSLRCHHLMHLMVCMGYNVVLHCQERMPSAAEIMALRAIGVTTTAVAGGFPSWLLTNPERYCAVVVCRYHLGLSWLPLLRTFVPDSLCILDTVDLHHLREQREAELRNLSGLRAAAAITRRHELHAISCADLVWVVSPVERDYLGRLLPQARVEVVPNMHDMVETIPPFVSRHGFLFVGGSRHPPNVDAVRWLLSEIFPRIRERLPDAQLHLVGAGLAEAIQSQQMICPGVSFHGHVPQMAPLLHACRVSLAPLRFGAGVKGKISEALAYGLPVVTTPEGAEGMYLRSGMDALISRDAEDLARQAVCAHEDLEVWQRLSDNGQQIIKQHFSLHSTRAALAAMLPH, encoded by the coding sequence ATGTCTGTTGACTCTGTCTCACGTAAGCATGACCGGATTCCGTTTATTCGTTTTCTCGGTGTTTACTTATTGTTTCAATGGCGACGCCAGTGCGCGCGGTTACATCGTGCTCGTATTGCGTTGTATTCCCGCCGTTTCGGGCAGTGGATCCAGTTGCGTGCTGCTGTTTCTGCTGACCAGTCAGCACCGCCCAGTGTTGCTGCTGTTGTGCCTGCCAGTGCGACGCAGACCCCCACCAATACCCGCTGTATTTTGCTCATTGATACTGTGCCCCCGCGTCCAGACCGCGATTCAGGCTCATTGCGCTGCCATCATTTAATGCATTTGATGGTTTGCATGGGCTATAACGTGGTGCTGCACTGCCAGGAACGCATGCCAAGCGCTGCGGAGATCATGGCATTACGTGCGATCGGCGTTACAACCACCGCCGTTGCGGGTGGCTTCCCATCCTGGCTCCTGACCAACCCAGAGCGTTATTGTGCTGTTGTAGTTTGTCGTTACCACCTTGGCCTGTCTTGGTTGCCCTTACTACGAACCTTCGTACCTGACAGCCTTTGCATCTTGGATACAGTCGATTTACACCACCTGCGTGAGCAACGCGAAGCCGAGTTACGCAATCTGAGTGGCCTGCGTGCTGCTGCGGCCATCACGCGCCGCCATGAATTGCATGCGATCAGTTGCGCTGATCTAGTGTGGGTGGTGAGTCCTGTTGAACGCGACTATTTGGGCAGATTGCTGCCGCAGGCGCGTGTTGAGGTGGTACCGAACATGCATGACATGGTCGAGACGATTCCTCCGTTCGTGTCCCGGCATGGTTTTCTGTTCGTCGGGGGGAGTCGTCATCCACCCAATGTGGATGCAGTTCGCTGGCTGCTGTCTGAGATTTTCCCACGCATCCGTGAACGGCTACCTGATGCACAGTTGCACTTGGTGGGTGCCGGACTGGCTGAAGCGATACAGAGTCAGCAGATGATATGTCCCGGAGTCAGTTTCCACGGTCATGTGCCACAGATGGCACCTTTACTCCACGCCTGCCGAGTCAGCCTTGCTCCGCTGCGCTTTGGTGCCGGTGTCAAAGGTAAGATCAGTGAGGCCTTGGCCTACGGTCTGCCCGTGGTGACGACACCTGAGGGAGCCGAAGGCATGTACCTGCGCTCCGGTATGGATGCCTTAATCAGCCGCGATGCCGAAGACTTGGCCAGACAGGCAGTGTGTGCACATGAAGATCTGGAGGTGTGGCAACGCCTCTCAGACAATGGGCAACAGATCATCAAGCAGCACTTCTCGCTGCACAGTACGCGTGCTGCTCTGGCGGCCATGCTTCCCCATTGA